The DNA segment CGGACGATGTGAAGGATGCGCAGGCCCTCTACGACCTCCTGGAGAGGGAGATAATCCCAACGTACTACGAGAACCGTGAAAAATGGATATACATGATGAAGGAGAGCATCAAGAGCATAGCCCCGCGCTTCAGCACCCACAGGATGGTCAAGGAGTACGTCGGCAGGTTCTACGCGAAGGCCATGAGCAACCACATCTGGCTGACGAGGGAGAACTACAGGGGAACAAAGGAGATAGCGGCGTGGAAGGACAGGGTTACCGCATCCTGGGACAAGGTGGTCGTAGAGAACATCAAGATCAGGGATGACCGGAGCGGCTTTGAGGTTACCCTGTATTTGGACGGGCTGGCACCGGAGGACGTCAGGGTCGAGCTGTACTACGGCGTTCGCGCTGAAGGCTACCATGTGGAGAAGCCCTACATCATCGAACTGAGGCACCCGAAGAAGCTTGAAGATGGTAGATGGCTCTACACCTACGAGGGGACGGCACTGAGGCACCTCGGTGACCCATGTTGGCACTACGCCCTCAGGGTTTATCCGCACCACGAGAAGCTGCCCCACCGGTTCCTTCTCGGTCTGGTTAAGTGGAAAGGCCTCACCTAAAATTTTGTTTCCCTTATTTTTTAACTCTGTGTTATCCCTACGGTGCCTGCACTCAGACGGTGGAATTGAATGTCACGATCACTGGCAAATTATGATGGGTTATGTTTTTAACCTTAGGTGCCTTGAATGGAGATTTGATAAAATACCTGGAGGTGAAGTTATGGACGATGTCAAAAAGTGGACACTCTACATGACCTTTTTGGTAGCCGGTTTTGCCACCGGAATCGGAACTTTGGGTCTGTTCCCGCAGTTTTGGCTTAAATACGGGCTCACAGGGCTTGCAGTCCATGTACTGTTCCTGGCGCTGTTTGCATATGTGGCCATACTGGAGGCAGAAACCGTCATGAAGTCCGGCTATTACTTCGTTGAGCTCTACCACAAGCTTTTCCGCAGGAGGGCGATGATAATCTCGATCTTGGTCGCAGTAATCATCTTCCTCTCGTACTACACAGCAAACACCATGCTCAGCATTCTGGCCCCCCTGCTCGGAACTGGAACGGTGGGGAGGCTCATCGCAAAGGTGCTGATGTTCGCGTTAATCTTCGTGGTTCTTACCCGTGCCAAGGAGAAGTCCTTTGCGATAATGGCCTTTGGGTCATTAGTGTTTGTGGTTGCAGTTGCCGTAACGGCGGTGGCGTTTAAGACCCAGATTCCCGAAAATGCTACGTTCCTTGGAATGGCCAAGCACATGCTCGTTGCGAGGACTTCTTTAAGCCTGGATCTTATCAGGGACGCCGCGATGAGAGCAGCGTATGGAGTCGGCCTGGGATTCGCTTTCTACCTGATGCTCGGCAGTTTCCTTAATGAAAGGTTTAATCCTCGGGTTATTATAGGGGCCGGAGTGCTGCTCCAGTTCTTTGTCAGCGTACTCTCAACCATCATAGTGGTATATGCCATAGCACCCTCAACCCCCGAGAGGCTCCTAACCTACGTCTATGGTGGGGAAGAG comes from the Thermococcus thioreducens genome and includes:
- a CDS encoding sodium-dependent transporter; its protein translation is MDDVKKWTLYMTFLVAGFATGIGTLGLFPQFWLKYGLTGLAVHVLFLALFAYVAILEAETVMKSGYYFVELYHKLFRRRAMIISILVAVIIFLSYYTANTMLSILAPLLGTGTVGRLIAKVLMFALIFVVLTRAKEKSFAIMAFGSLVFVVAVAVTAVAFKTQIPENATFLGMAKHMLVARTSLSLDLIRDAAMRAAYGVGLGFAFYLMLGSFLNERFNPRVIIGAGVLLQFFVSVLSTIIVVYAIAPSTPERLLTYVYGGEEGAIALMAELPTLLKDYQVLLLLIAISVFFAGLTSLLPTAEVGLQIVESMLRVGRNRATTYLIGASLAVGVIDAAPSVADMALKAVTVSIFFTSIYELWPVLNSKEKRPAVMGASILAALLFLVGGVYALITTFKAGGIYIASGILAMVIVGFGLIGDGLLPAQEEV